A DNA window from Deltaproteobacteria bacterium contains the following coding sequences:
- a CDS encoding cytidylate kinase (catalyzes the formation of (d)CDP from ATP and (d)CMP) — MLITISGLPGSGKTTVARLVAEQLGLEHVYAGDIFRRQAAARGLSLEEYARRAETDHSIDRALDEQMRARAAQDEAVLEGRLAAFMADAAGRRALKVFLDAPESVRAERIVAREGGAAEARLQETQAREASDARRYQEIYGFDYHDRGRYDLVLSTDGRSPEELAREIVAAARARFGP; from the coding sequence GTGTTGATCACCATCTCCGGTCTGCCCGGCAGCGGCAAGACCACCGTTGCGCGCCTCGTGGCCGAGCAGCTCGGTCTCGAGCACGTCTACGCCGGCGACATCTTCCGGCGGCAGGCGGCAGCGCGCGGGCTGTCGCTCGAGGAGTACGCGCGCCGGGCGGAGACGGACCACTCGATCGACCGCGCCCTCGACGAGCAGATGCGGGCCCGCGCCGCGCAGGACGAGGCCGTCCTCGAAGGCCGTCTCGCCGCCTTCATGGCGGACGCCGCCGGCCGGCGGGCGCTGAAGGTCTTCCTCGACGCGCCCGAGTCGGTCCGCGCCGAACGCATCGTGGCGCGCGAAGGCGGGGCGGCCGAGGCGCGGCTCCAGGAGACGCAGGCGCGCGAAGCCTCGGACGCCCGCCGCTACCAGGAGATCTACGGCTTCGACTACCACGACCGCGGGCGCTACGACCTGGTGCTCTCCACCGACGGCCGCTCCCCCGAGGAGCTGGCGCGCGAGATCGTCGCGGCCGCGCGGGCGCGATTCGGCCCATGA
- a CDS encoding YicC family protein gives MTGYGAGAAEAPGARVTVEIRGVNQRVLDAKVAVPREYAAWETEIREGVRKTAQRGRVEVTVLRTPIPGKRRYRVTVQPALARAYVGAARKLVRTLRLAGSPSLGDVLRLPGLFEVSEAPPDLGRERAALRRALGAALRAFDAERRREGAHLERDMRRRTTQLRALTARIRRRLPQALAALRRQVEERLVRLVGGSELDPGRIAHEVAMLAERGDITEELVRLESHLAALATALGERGPVGKRIDFLVQEVHRELNTTGAKAGDLVITDLVLAAKGELEKLREQVQNVE, from the coding sequence ATGACCGGCTACGGCGCCGGCGCCGCCGAGGCGCCGGGCGCGCGGGTGACGGTGGAGATCCGGGGAGTCAACCAGCGCGTCCTCGACGCGAAGGTGGCGGTGCCGCGGGAGTATGCGGCCTGGGAGACGGAGATTCGCGAGGGCGTGCGGAAGACCGCGCAGCGGGGACGGGTGGAGGTGACCGTCCTGCGCACGCCGATCCCGGGCAAGCGGCGCTACCGGGTCACCGTCCAGCCGGCGCTCGCGCGGGCGTACGTCGGCGCGGCGCGGAAGCTCGTCCGGACGCTCCGGCTCGCCGGCAGCCCCTCGCTCGGGGACGTGCTCCGTCTGCCCGGTCTCTTCGAGGTGAGCGAGGCGCCGCCCGACCTCGGGCGCGAGCGGGCGGCGCTCCGGCGGGCGCTCGGGGCGGCGCTGCGCGCCTTCGACGCGGAGCGCCGGCGCGAAGGCGCTCACCTCGAGCGCGACATGCGGCGCCGGACGACGCAGCTGCGCGCGCTGACGGCGCGCATCCGACGCCGTCTGCCGCAGGCGCTGGCCGCGCTTCGCAGGCAGGTGGAGGAGCGCCTCGTGCGCCTCGTCGGCGGCAGCGAGCTCGACCCGGGCCGGATCGCGCACGAGGTGGCGATGCTGGCCGAGCGCGGCGACATCACCGAGGAGCTGGTGCGTCTCGAGAGCCACCTGGCCGCGCTCGCGACGGCGCTCGGCGAGCGCGGGCCGGTCGGCAAGCGGATCGACTTCCTCGTCCAGGAGGTCCACCGCGAGCTCAACACGACGGGCGCGAAGGCGGGGGACCTGGTGATCACGGACCTCGTGCTCGCGGCGAAGGGCGAGCTCGAGAAGCTCCGGGAGCAGGTGCAGAACGTGGAGTGA
- a CDS encoding D-glycero-beta-D-manno-heptose-7-phosphate kinase has protein sequence MKRVGQRRLVELIRRFGRVRALVVGDLMLDQFVWGTVRRISPEAPVPVVQVADEDVRPGGAGNVVSNIAALGGRAAVCGIVGRDAAGERLVTALRARRADTRGVVVSRVSPTTQKTRIIAHHQQVVRLDRESGAGPDGAGARHVRDFVLRHRARYDVLVVSDYGKGAIGPDLLGALAEASGRAPFTWVLDPKRVNFAHYRRASLVKPNREEAAAASGVEIRDAGTLREAGSRLLERWEAGAVLISRGEEGMALFKPGAHGVVVEEFPTVAREVFDVTGAGDTVLATCALALGAGGTLEEATVLANHAAGLVVGKIGTATVGADELARDVRRG, from the coding sequence GTGAAACGCGTCGGCCAGCGGCGGCTCGTCGAGCTCATCCGGAGGTTCGGGCGGGTGCGAGCCCTGGTCGTCGGCGACCTGATGCTCGACCAGTTCGTCTGGGGCACCGTACGGCGCATCTCGCCCGAGGCCCCGGTGCCGGTGGTCCAGGTGGCCGACGAGGACGTGCGACCGGGCGGCGCCGGCAACGTGGTGAGCAACATCGCGGCGCTCGGCGGGCGAGCGGCGGTCTGCGGCATCGTCGGCCGGGACGCGGCGGGTGAACGGCTGGTGACCGCGCTCCGCGCGCGCCGCGCCGATACGCGGGGTGTCGTCGTGTCGCGGGTGAGCCCGACGACGCAGAAGACGCGGATCATCGCGCACCACCAGCAGGTGGTCCGGCTCGACCGCGAGTCCGGCGCCGGGCCCGACGGGGCGGGCGCGCGGCACGTGCGCGACTTCGTGCTGCGGCATCGCGCCCGCTACGACGTGCTGGTCGTGTCGGACTACGGGAAGGGTGCGATCGGGCCGGATCTCCTGGGCGCGCTCGCCGAGGCCTCGGGCCGCGCGCCGTTCACCTGGGTCCTCGACCCGAAGCGCGTGAACTTCGCCCACTACCGGCGGGCGTCGCTGGTCAAGCCGAACCGCGAGGAGGCGGCCGCGGCGTCGGGCGTGGAGATCCGCGATGCCGGGACGCTGCGCGAGGCAGGATCGCGGCTGCTCGAGCGATGGGAGGCGGGCGCCGTGCTCATCTCGCGCGGCGAGGAGGGCATGGCGCTCTTCAAGCCGGGCGCGCACGGCGTGGTGGTCGAGGAGTTCCCGACCGTGGCCCGGGAGGTCTTCGACGTGACCGGTGCCGGCGACACCGTGCTCGCCACCTGCGCCCTTGCGCTCGGGGCGGGCGGCACGCTCGAGGAGGCGACGGTGCTCGCCAACCACGCGGCGGGCCTGGTCGTCGGCAAGATCGGCACCGCGACGGTCGGCGCCGACGAGCTCGCGCGCGACGTGCGGCGGGGCTGA
- a CDS encoding glycosyltransferase family 4 protein, whose translation MRVLHVDPERAWGGGEAQVMALLGELGRRGHASRLAAHPDAPLARAAAAGGVAVVPLPVANHLDVAAALRLRRAIGDAEVVHFHTARAHALAPLCRRPGVRLVATRRMDYVPAGGPYVRFLYNRAVDAVVAISDGVREALVRVGVRRDRIRVVPSGIDPGAYTAPPGAREALRAEWDVGAEALLVLVLGALERRKGHAVLLEAARRLAPAALGLRYVFCGEGSEASALREAAAPLGAAVRFAGFRSDVAACLAAADLVVLPSLREGLGVAALEAMAAGRPLVASRVGGLPEVVLHEVTGLLVPPGDPGALGTALGRLAVDGALRARLGAAGRARVQARFTSAQMADGTLACYRGEP comes from the coding sequence GTGCGCGTGCTGCACGTCGACCCCGAGCGCGCCTGGGGCGGTGGCGAGGCGCAGGTGATGGCGCTCCTCGGCGAGCTCGGGCGCCGCGGCCATGCCTCGCGGCTCGCCGCGCACCCCGACGCGCCGCTCGCACGGGCGGCGGCGGCGGGCGGCGTGGCGGTCGTGCCGCTGCCGGTCGCGAATCATCTCGACGTGGCGGCCGCACTGCGGCTCAGGCGTGCGATCGGCGACGCCGAGGTGGTCCACTTTCACACGGCGCGCGCCCACGCGCTGGCCCCCCTCTGCCGCCGCCCCGGCGTGCGCCTGGTGGCGACCCGACGCATGGACTACGTCCCCGCGGGCGGCCCCTACGTCCGCTTCCTCTACAACCGCGCGGTCGACGCCGTCGTGGCCATCTCGGACGGGGTCCGTGAGGCGCTGGTGCGCGTCGGCGTGCGGCGCGACCGCATCCGAGTGGTGCCGAGCGGCATCGACCCGGGGGCGTACACGGCGCCGCCCGGGGCGCGGGAGGCGCTGCGCGCCGAGTGGGACGTGGGCGCGGAGGCGCTGCTCGTCCTGGTGCTCGGCGCGCTCGAGCGCCGCAAGGGGCACGCCGTGCTCCTCGAGGCGGCGCGCCGGCTGGCGCCCGCGGCGCTCGGCCTGCGCTACGTGTTCTGCGGCGAGGGGAGCGAGGCGAGCGCGCTGCGCGAGGCGGCGGCGCCCCTCGGGGCCGCGGTGCGGTTCGCCGGGTTTCGCAGCGACGTCGCGGCCTGTCTCGCCGCCGCCGACCTCGTCGTCCTGCCGTCGCTGCGCGAGGGGCTCGGGGTGGCGGCCCTGGAGGCGATGGCGGCGGGACGGCCCCTGGTGGCGAGTCGCGTGGGCGGTCTCCCCGAGGTGGTCCTGCACGAGGTGACGGGCCTCCTCGTCCCCCCGGGCGACCCGGGCGCGCTGGGGACGGCGCTCGGGCGGCTGGCGGTGGACGGCGCGCTGCGTGCCCGGCTCGGAGCCGCCGGCCGGGCCCGCGTCCAGGCGCGCTTCACCAGCGCACAGATGGCAGACGGGACCCTCGCCTGTTATCGAGGAGAGCCGTGA
- a CDS encoding O-antigen ligase family protein has product MAARRLADALLLLLAASVPLSTTGMEAAVLALGGLTLLGAAGGRAPVRATPLDGVLGLFYGTLALSTLASGHPLEASGWARLWVVLTYFVVFWWLRDRRQAIRVVHVLVGAGALAAAYGLLQHATGVDWYRAALGRPLLVRPRETGGVGYAIVGFFRNYLTFAHTMLFPLAWATASAMGGALAGLGAAALLLLAIAFSTARGVWLATIAVVATLVLMARGRTAGLAAGALAAAALLAFAGSRDLRREAAHMFGLRGPNAGRVAIYAANLDIIQAHPVFGLGFGRYQRAALPYYAAHPEADRRSHAHNDYLQVAAEAGLTGLAAFGLLFATALRHGWTAIAEAPDAVTRATAAGAWAGLVGFLVGGVTQYNFGDNEVAIAMWVALAVLMRLREP; this is encoded by the coding sequence GTGGCCGCGCGGCGGCTGGCCGACGCGCTGCTCCTCCTGCTCGCCGCCTCCGTCCCGCTCTCCACGACCGGCATGGAGGCGGCCGTGCTGGCGCTGGGCGGGCTCACGCTGCTCGGCGCCGCCGGCGGCCGCGCGCCGGTGCGCGCCACACCGCTCGACGGCGTCCTCGGCCTGTTCTACGGCACGCTCGCCCTCTCGACCCTCGCCAGCGGCCATCCCCTCGAGGCCAGCGGATGGGCCCGGCTGTGGGTGGTGCTGACGTACTTCGTCGTCTTCTGGTGGCTCCGCGACCGCCGCCAGGCGATCCGCGTCGTGCACGTCCTGGTCGGCGCGGGCGCGCTGGCCGCCGCCTACGGCCTCCTCCAGCACGCGACGGGCGTCGACTGGTACCGGGCCGCCCTCGGGCGTCCGCTGCTCGTGCGCCCGCGCGAGACGGGCGGTGTAGGCTACGCGATCGTGGGCTTCTTCCGCAACTATCTCACGTTCGCGCACACGATGCTCTTTCCGCTCGCGTGGGCGACGGCGTCCGCCATGGGCGGCGCCCTCGCCGGCCTCGGCGCGGCGGCGCTGCTCCTGCTCGCCATCGCGTTCTCGACGGCGCGCGGCGTGTGGCTCGCGACCATCGCGGTGGTCGCGACGCTCGTCCTGATGGCGCGCGGGCGGACGGCTGGTCTCGCGGCGGGCGCGCTGGCCGCGGCGGCGCTCCTCGCATTCGCCGGCTCGCGCGACCTGCGCCGCGAGGCGGCGCACATGTTCGGGCTCCGCGGCCCGAACGCCGGCCGCGTCGCCATCTACGCGGCGAACCTCGACATCATCCAGGCGCATCCCGTTTTCGGCCTCGGCTTCGGGCGCTACCAGCGGGCGGCGCTGCCGTACTACGCGGCGCATCCCGAGGCCGACCGGCGCTCGCACGCCCACAACGACTACCTGCAGGTCGCGGCCGAGGCGGGGCTCACGGGGCTGGCCGCGTTCGGGCTCCTCTTCGCCACCGCGCTGCGCCACGGCTGGACGGCGATCGCGGAGGCGCCCGACGCGGTGACGCGGGCGACCGCGGCGGGGGCGTGGGCCGGCCTCGTCGGCTTCCTGGTCGGCGGCGTCACCCAGTACAACTTCGGCGACAACGAGGTGGCGATTGCCATGTGGGTGGCGCTCGCCGTCCTGATGCGGCTCCGGGAGCCGTAG
- a CDS encoding sugar transferase, with the protein MSRSVYRRERGWRLRWALLVQGDLLAACLAYLLAFLLRAAVPLPLTQGYLPAVRFAQVHHHWIAMLGAQVGVLYFLGLYEPRALGNPRAQAGTIAAAAGLQALILIAVYFFRQDLVFPRSIFVVFAGLNAALLFAWRLGSRSLMGAYPRRRVLVVGTNAAAAEVIDTIRVQHWLGMDIVGAVSGDGASAAALRDVPLLGPREELPALCARHDVDEVIIASEHSWQDRLLDSLSRPQGPRARVCVVPSPYEILIGRPEHLRLHDIPLIEVIREPATGGASAAKRLFDVVLALVLLVAALPVMLLVALAIRLTSRGPVLYTQTRVGKDGRPFTMVKFRTMHAAAERTTGPVLASENDPRVTWLGRSLRAARLDELPQLWNVLVGDMSFVGPRPERPEFVGRYEREIQGYAERLKVRPGLTGYAQVNGEYHTSAPTKLKYDLAYIYNRSLWLDLKILSETVKVMLTRRGI; encoded by the coding sequence ATGTCGCGGTCGGTGTATCGGCGCGAGAGAGGATGGCGCCTCCGCTGGGCGTTGCTCGTCCAGGGGGACCTCCTGGCCGCCTGTCTCGCCTATCTCCTCGCCTTCCTGCTGCGCGCCGCCGTTCCGCTGCCCCTCACCCAGGGCTACCTGCCGGCGGTGCGCTTCGCCCAGGTCCACCATCACTGGATCGCCATGCTGGGGGCCCAGGTGGGCGTCCTCTACTTCCTCGGGCTCTACGAGCCTCGCGCGCTCGGCAATCCGCGCGCGCAGGCCGGCACGATCGCCGCGGCCGCCGGCCTCCAGGCTCTGATCCTGATCGCCGTCTACTTCTTCCGGCAGGACCTCGTCTTCCCGCGCTCGATCTTCGTCGTGTTCGCCGGGCTCAACGCCGCGCTCCTCTTCGCCTGGCGGCTCGGGAGCCGGTCGCTGATGGGTGCCTACCCGCGGCGGCGGGTCCTGGTGGTCGGCACGAACGCCGCCGCCGCCGAGGTGATCGACACGATCCGCGTGCAGCACTGGCTCGGCATGGACATCGTCGGCGCGGTCTCCGGCGACGGTGCGAGCGCGGCCGCGCTGCGCGACGTGCCCCTCCTCGGGCCGCGCGAGGAGCTCCCGGCGCTCTGCGCGCGGCACGACGTGGACGAGGTGATCATCGCCTCCGAGCACTCCTGGCAGGACCGGCTCCTCGACTCGCTCAGCCGCCCGCAAGGTCCGCGCGCACGTGTCTGCGTCGTGCCGTCGCCGTACGAGATCCTGATCGGACGCCCGGAGCACCTGCGGCTGCACGACATCCCGCTGATCGAGGTGATCCGCGAGCCGGCCACCGGGGGGGCGAGCGCCGCCAAGCGGCTCTTCGACGTCGTCCTCGCCCTAGTGCTGCTGGTGGCCGCGCTGCCGGTGATGCTCCTGGTGGCGCTGGCGATCAGGCTCACCTCGCGCGGCCCCGTGCTCTATACGCAGACCCGCGTCGGCAAGGACGGTCGCCCGTTCACCATGGTCAAGTTCCGGACGATGCACGCCGCCGCCGAGCGCACGACCGGGCCCGTGCTCGCGTCCGAGAACGACCCGCGCGTCACCTGGCTCGGCCGCTCCCTGCGGGCCGCGCGGCTCGACGAGCTGCCGCAGCTCTGGAACGTGCTGGTCGGCGACATGAGCTTCGTCGGGCCGCGGCCCGAGCGCCCCGAGTTCGTCGGGCGCTATGAGCGCGAGATCCAGGGCTACGCGGAACGCCTGAAGGTCCGTCCGGGCCTCACCGGCTACGCGCAGGTGAACGGCGAGTACCACACCTCGGCGCCGACCAAGCTCAAGTACGACCTCGCCTACATCTACAACCGCTCGCTGTGGCTCGATCTCAAGATCCTGTCCGAGACCGTGAAGGTGATGCTCACGCGGCGGGGCATTTGA
- a CDS encoding glycosyltransferase produces MKVLFLVTRLPVPPWRGDQVRAYHHLRLLARAHEITCCALLTRPPPARLRAEVAALGVRLVVVPLGMLGAVPALARALLGDRRPFQVLLYARRRAAATVARLGARAGFDVVHAQLVRAASYLPSEGGPPAVVDLIDALSANFARRAASERGPLGTVAAWEAARLARYEPQLVARTAAALVVSEAERVALGGGRVTVVPNGVDPLAFPYREDGRPPARIVFAGNLGYFPNVDAARWLAHDIFPRIRGTLPAAELRLVGARPARAVRALRGAPGVSLAAGVPAMAPELATATVAVVPVRAGSGLQNKVLEAMAAGTPVVTTPRAAAALDVEPGEHLLVAEDAAGLAAAALGLLRDPARARLLARAARALVERRYRWEDSAAGVEAAWQRAVNRP; encoded by the coding sequence GTGAAGGTGCTCTTCCTCGTGACGCGCTTGCCGGTGCCGCCCTGGCGGGGCGATCAGGTCCGTGCCTACCATCACCTGCGGCTGCTCGCCCGGGCGCACGAGATCACGTGCTGTGCGCTCTTGACGCGTCCGCCGCCCGCCCGCCTGCGGGCGGAGGTCGCGGCGCTCGGGGTGCGGCTCGTCGTCGTCCCGCTCGGGATGCTGGGGGCCGTGCCGGCGCTCGCCCGGGCCCTCCTCGGCGACCGGCGTCCGTTCCAGGTGCTGCTCTACGCCCGGCGTCGCGCGGCGGCCACCGTCGCGCGGCTCGGCGCCCGCGCCGGATTCGACGTCGTGCATGCGCAGCTGGTGCGCGCGGCGTCCTATCTGCCGTCGGAAGGGGGCCCGCCGGCGGTCGTCGACCTGATCGACGCGCTCTCCGCGAACTTCGCGCGACGGGCGGCGAGCGAGCGCGGTCCGCTCGGGACGGTCGCGGCCTGGGAGGCCGCGCGGCTGGCCCGCTACGAGCCGCAGCTGGTCGCCCGCACGGCCGCCGCCCTCGTGGTGTCGGAGGCCGAGCGGGTGGCGCTGGGAGGGGGGCGCGTGACCGTGGTGCCGAACGGCGTCGATCCCCTCGCCTTTCCGTATCGCGAGGACGGGCGTCCGCCGGCGCGCATCGTCTTCGCCGGCAACCTCGGCTACTTCCCGAACGTCGACGCCGCCCGCTGGCTCGCGCACGACATCTTTCCGCGCATCCGCGGCACGCTGCCGGCGGCCGAGCTGCGCCTCGTGGGAGCACGGCCGGCGAGGGCCGTGCGCGCCCTCAGGGGCGCGCCGGGCGTGTCGCTCGCCGCGGGGGTACCGGCGATGGCGCCGGAGCTCGCGACCGCGACCGTGGCCGTGGTGCCCGTCCGCGCCGGGTCGGGGCTGCAGAACAAGGTGCTCGAGGCGATGGCCGCCGGGACCCCGGTCGTGACGACGCCGCGCGCGGCGGCGGCGCTCGACGTCGAGCCGGGCGAGCACCTGCTGGTGGCCGAGGACGCGGCGGGGCTGGCGGCCGCGGCGCTCGGCCTCCTGCGCGATCCGGCGCGCGCCCGGCTGCTGGCACGCGCCGCGCGCGCGCTCGTCGAGCGGCGCTACCGCTGGGAGGATTCGGCCGCCGGCGTGGAGGCGGCGTGGCAGCGGGCGGTCAATCGACCTTGA
- a CDS encoding glycosyltransferase family 2 protein, with protein MTLAVPCRTDEPALARTLEAARAALEAAGQGWVVELLVCINGPAPAASTALRDVEGFARAVQAPFAAVAADGARAASLPVATAPLTVAALLVGRAGKPLAWNVLRQHARAPVAIFFDADVRFARDAFRRLLGALADAPGAALASGKTTCAPRPRAFERIMAAPYGVDFPNLSAQLYAARLGALPAAMPEDLIEPERWLELMVGRDGLVRVPEARVAVRLPATLGDFCRQRVRIEMGKVQLAREYPDLAARSAPQPRARAALGSLGPADAARLALYLAMRSVAHAVAWWRYRRGATAGIWRQAVTTKRWDAA; from the coding sequence TTGACGCTCGCGGTGCCGTGCCGGACCGACGAGCCGGCGCTCGCCCGGACGCTCGAGGCGGCGCGCGCGGCGCTGGAGGCGGCAGGGCAGGGTTGGGTCGTCGAGCTGCTCGTCTGCATCAACGGGCCCGCCCCGGCGGCCTCCACCGCGCTCCGCGACGTGGAGGGCTTCGCCCGCGCCGTCCAGGCGCCGTTCGCGGCGGTGGCCGCCGACGGCGCGCGGGCCGCCTCGCTCCCCGTCGCGACCGCCCCGCTCACGGTCGCGGCGCTGCTCGTCGGCCGCGCGGGAAAGCCGCTCGCCTGGAACGTACTGCGGCAGCACGCGCGGGCACCCGTCGCGATCTTCTTCGACGCCGACGTGCGGTTTGCGCGCGACGCCTTCCGGCGCCTGCTCGGCGCCCTGGCCGACGCACCGGGCGCGGCGCTGGCCTCGGGGAAGACGACCTGCGCGCCGCGCCCGCGCGCCTTCGAGCGCATCATGGCGGCGCCCTACGGCGTCGACTTTCCGAACCTCTCGGCGCAGCTCTACGCCGCGCGCCTGGGGGCGCTGCCCGCCGCCATGCCCGAGGACCTGATCGAGCCCGAGCGCTGGCTCGAGCTGATGGTCGGCCGGGACGGGCTCGTCCGCGTGCCGGAGGCGCGCGTCGCGGTCCGTCTCCCTGCCACGCTCGGCGACTTCTGCCGCCAGCGGGTTCGCATCGAGATGGGGAAGGTGCAGCTCGCGCGCGAGTACCCGGACCTGGCCGCGCGGAGCGCGCCGCAGCCGCGGGCGCGCGCGGCCCTCGGCAGCCTCGGACCCGCCGACGCGGCCCGCCTGGCGCTGTATCTCGCCATGCGGAGCGTGGCGCATGCGGTCGCCTGGTGGCGCTACCGGCGCGGCGCGACGGCGGGCATCTGGCGTCAGGCGGTGACGACCAAGCGGTGGGACGCGGCGTGA
- a CDS encoding glycosyltransferase — protein MGAQPRCRRARVAGARDRDPAGAGGRARWGGGLRGPAPRRLPRPLVVPGRVVPSPDRPARAPLGDAVGRDRPARARRGGGRDPQAARADRPPHLRRHLGSPPEHQPSHDGGGRGACRSAPRRGPARPRAAVALRARLPRRARHRGGFCGAVRRGHGGVLRLPARGEGLGAPGARRRGICYTRGGAPRPRLVVTVSIVVVNWNAGAALDGCLESLAADGLAGREVVLVDNDSTDGSTTRARARHPWARMVETGLNLGFAGGANRGAAAARGEVLCFLNPDARVRPGAVQTLVDTLGRVPGAGIAGGGLVDDAGGWQPAAGRFGPVRHLMLDTTPGRLGARLRRAPYRVDWVYGTFMAVRRDLFRQLGGFDPRYFLYGEDLDLCYRAARLGSRTIHVPAARAVHGTSLGTNVSALQRFGLGREAEVVKGEMRFYAARRAPHDLVLFRAVAACKFGLKAALAAAVGRRDAAAAYARVVRACVAFDPLAADA, from the coding sequence GTGGGTGCTCAACCTCGATGCCGACGAGCGCGTGTCGCCGGAGCTCGCGACCGAGATCCGGCGGGCGCTGGTGGACGTGCCCGATGGGGTGGGGGGCTTCGCGGTCCCGCGCCTCGTCGCCTACCTCGGCCGCTGGTGGTACCGGGGCGGGTGGTACCCTCGCCCGATCGTCCGGCTCGTGCGCCGCTCGGCGACGCGGTGGGGCGGGACCGACCCGCACGAGCGCGCCGTGGTGGCGGGCGAGATCCGCAAGCTGCGCGCGCCGATCGTCCACCACACCTACGGCGACATCTCGGATCACCTCCGGAGCATCAACCATCTCACGACGGTGGCGGCCGCGGCGCGTGTCGGTCGGCGCCTCGGCGCGGGCCAGCTCGTCCTCGAGCCGCTGTGGCGCTTCGTGCGCGCCTACCTCGTCGCGCGCGGCATCGGGGAGGGTTTTGCGGGGCTGTTCGTCGCGGGCACGGGGGCGTTCTACGTCTTCCTGCGCGCGGCGAAGGTCTGGGAGCTCCGGGTGCACGCCGGCGCGGCATCTGCTACACGCGCGGAGGGGCGCCGCGCCCCCGCCTCGTCGTGACGGTGTCGATCGTCGTCGTCAACTGGAACGCCGGCGCCGCGCTCGACGGCTGCCTCGAGAGCCTCGCGGCCGACGGGCTCGCCGGGCGTGAGGTCGTGCTGGTGGACAACGACTCGACCGATGGGAGCACGACGCGCGCCCGGGCGCGCCATCCCTGGGCTCGCATGGTCGAGACCGGGCTGAACCTCGGCTTCGCCGGCGGCGCCAACCGCGGCGCCGCGGCGGCGCGCGGCGAGGTGCTGTGCTTCCTCAACCCCGACGCGCGCGTGCGGCCCGGCGCGGTGCAGACCCTGGTCGATACGCTCGGCCGGGTGCCGGGTGCGGGCATCGCCGGCGGCGGGCTGGTCGACGATGCGGGCGGCTGGCAGCCGGCGGCCGGGCGCTTCGGGCCCGTGCGCCACCTGATGCTCGACACGACCCCCGGCCGCCTCGGCGCGCGGCTCCGGCGCGCGCCTTACCGGGTGGACTGGGTGTACGGCACGTTCATGGCAGTGCGCCGCGACCTGTTCCGGCAGCTCGGCGGCTTCGACCCGCGCTACTTCCTCTATGGCGAGGACCTCGACCTCTGCTACCGCGCGGCCCGCCTCGGGTCGCGTACCATTCACGTGCCGGCGGCGCGGGCGGTGCATGGCACGAGCTTGGGTACGAACGTCAGCGCGTTGCAGCGGTTCGGGCTCGGCCGGGAGGCAGAGGTCGTGAAGGGGGAGATGCGCTTTTACGCGGCGCGCCGGGCGCCGCACGACCTGGTCCTCTTCCGCGCCGTCGCCGCATGCAAGTTCGGCCTCAAGGCGGCGCTCGCGGCGGCGGTCGGCCGCCGCGACGCGGCCGCCGCCTATGCGCGCGTCGTACGCGCCTGCGTCGCCTTCGACCCGCTCGCCGCCGATGCCTGA